One window of Candidatus Leptovillus gracilis genomic DNA carries:
- a CDS encoding SAM-dependent methyltransferase, translated as MSNIETHEINTNIPSASRVYDYTLGGNHNFEADRQAAEYMFSLLPSTGKWVRLLRTFLQEAAAVLGQEGFDKFLDLGSGLPTVDHIHAIVPNARVIYTDIDPITVAYGQELLKGNPNARMIEADVRNIDALLNSPAVAELFGDDRQVVIGMNGMTCFFTEEELQHLFTTLYDWAAPGSKLFCTFETKNPNLTEAGLEAFVDMFAKMGSPYYFLTAAQSKELIKPWRIDGDRYKTITDWLGAPELITEADRAGVELEFYGAILVK; from the coding sequence ATGAGTAATATTGAAACCCACGAAATTAACACCAATATTCCCAGCGCCAGCCGTGTGTACGATTACACCCTCGGCGGCAATCATAACTTTGAAGCCGACCGGCAGGCAGCCGAATATATGTTTAGCCTGCTGCCCTCGACCGGCAAATGGGTACGCTTGCTGCGTACCTTCCTCCAGGAAGCGGCCGCCGTACTGGGCCAGGAAGGATTTGATAAATTCCTGGACCTCGGTTCTGGTTTGCCGACAGTGGACCACATTCACGCCATTGTGCCCAACGCCCGTGTTATCTACACCGACATTGATCCCATCACCGTCGCCTATGGTCAGGAATTGTTGAAAGGCAACCCCAATGCCCGCATGATAGAAGCCGACGTGCGTAACATAGATGCGCTCCTAAACTCGCCAGCGGTCGCCGAACTGTTTGGCGATGACCGCCAGGTGGTGATTGGCATGAACGGCATGACCTGTTTTTTCACGGAGGAAGAGCTGCAACACCTGTTTACAACGCTGTATGACTGGGCTGCCCCTGGCAGCAAACTCTTCTGCACCTTCGAGACCAAAAACCCAAACCTCACCGAAGCTGGCCTGGAAGCCTTCGTGGACATGTTCGCCAAGATGGGTTCGCCCTACTACTTCCTCACGGCGGCGCAATCAAAGGAACTGATCAAACCCTGGCGAATTGATGGCGACCGATACAAGACCATCACCGATTGGCTGGGCGCGCCAGAATTGATTACGGAAGCAGATCGCGCCGGCGTTGAATTGGAGTTTTACGGCGCTATATTGGTGAAGTGA
- a CDS encoding GAF domain-containing protein, translating into MASLKEILRPPVFADEDKARTAAQLNAILLVTAVSLAALTLVMLVGNGLRFQLNTTILGSMVILMVALLVVLRRRHVQLASYTFLIASWFGLAYLAWQAEGVRDSAYTAFFVLILAAGLLVGWRAALFFTVSTIGVGWFLAYSETVGLIPADADSPLSQAQELTAIFLIVGLLIYLLISSLQQSLRRARQSNQELAALSAELEDRVAARTKDLNLAAQIGQEISLARSLDRLLPQAVEFIYEAFDLYQAQIYLADESRQHLVLRASTGHAGTQLLAAGHQLPLDESSLNGTAVMQKQTVIVPDVTQSDLFHTNPLLPDTRSEMVVPLMVGEEVLGVLDLQSSQTGGLTEENLAAFTVLAGQLAIAIQNEYQNQATQQALQEVQQSQQFLDTLINNIPNPVFYKDIQGAYIGFNQAFLDYLGQPAEALLGKSVFDLQTDQVLAARYHAMDVSLFETPDEPQTYESLVTYADSTLRNVIFNKGAFRNADGSVGGLVGVMVDITARKQDEAKLTRLAEELQAVAEVSTKVAAARDEQQLLQDVLDLTKEQFDLYHAHIYLLDGDQLALAAGAGEVGQMMVQEGRAIPLHQDRSLVARAARTRQGVIVNDVMADPGFLPNPLLLETRSEMAVPMIAGENLLGILDLQANTVDRFTVQDVQIQTTLAAQTAVALQNVRQYQQTQSALAEANTFRQITEVTGQGIGLATLTGEVIYMNPALIQMLGFADLSDVQGRSIAQLYSADEAERVLNEILPIVMAEGVWTGEVDLNTQAGESVPTIHSIFLVRDENGRALFLGNSVTNITERKEREEVIQQNETLMRTIIDSTPDWIFVKDTDHRYRLVNQGYANSLHIATADFIGKNDLEIGFPRDIVVGNPEKGIPGFWAGDRAIMDSGQMKVIDAEPAVIDGQPRVLNTIKVPLKDARGTVTGIVGFVHDITAQTEAQQTQILLARELEERLEQVNALQRAMTHQGWQAFLTAAERPFQGFMFSQDTLQPIHSSLEEAIPMAAIDLTQITEPMRHPSNLMMSTPLTLHGETIGVIGARSADGQPLTNEQQILLNALSAQVAEALERARLFEETELGRQRVDTQARELAVINEVAQSVSQLLKPADLLETIFKQVQRALLADAFIVATYDARTETLAYPLVYDEGKRFQPPAGRPAADNPWLQVVHSGQARLLNRTPEEVAERLANLADAPEQRLGQPGKVSASLIFVPLFLGQRPVGAMSVQSYAHAAYNERDLALLTGIANHVAVALENARLYSETQRRAEREALVNAITQKIQSTLTVENALETAVTELGRVFQSPYAAVEIVLSGQQNGRENPITHKE; encoded by the coding sequence ATGGCATCGCTTAAAGAGATTCTACGCCCACCGGTTTTTGCCGACGAAGACAAAGCGCGTACCGCTGCCCAACTGAACGCTATTCTGCTTGTGACGGCCGTTTCCCTGGCTGCATTGACCTTGGTGATGCTTGTTGGCAATGGGCTGCGCTTCCAGCTAAACACCACCATCTTGGGCAGCATGGTTATCCTGATGGTGGCTTTGTTGGTCGTCTTGCGGCGGCGGCATGTGCAGCTCGCCAGTTATACCTTTCTAATCGCCAGTTGGTTTGGACTTGCCTATTTGGCCTGGCAGGCCGAAGGGGTACGCGACAGCGCGTACACCGCTTTTTTTGTCCTTATTCTGGCCGCCGGGCTGCTGGTGGGCTGGCGCGCCGCTTTGTTTTTTACAGTGTCGACCATCGGCGTGGGCTGGTTTTTAGCCTACAGCGAAACCGTTGGCCTCATTCCCGCCGATGCAGACTCTCCACTTTCTCAAGCCCAAGAACTGACCGCTATTTTCCTTATCGTTGGCTTGCTCATCTATCTGCTTATTAGCAGCTTGCAGCAAAGTCTAAGGCGCGCGCGCCAAAGCAATCAGGAACTGGCTGCGTTGAGCGCCGAATTGGAGGATCGGGTTGCGGCGCGCACAAAGGATTTGAATCTGGCGGCGCAAATTGGGCAGGAGATTTCCCTGGCGCGCAGCCTGGACCGTCTGCTGCCTCAGGCCGTTGAATTTATTTACGAGGCGTTCGACCTGTACCAGGCGCAGATTTACCTGGCCGATGAATCGCGGCAGCACCTTGTCTTGCGCGCCAGCACAGGTCACGCCGGTACCCAACTGCTCGCTGCCGGGCATCAACTGCCGTTGGATGAGAGTTCGCTGAATGGCACGGCCGTTATGCAAAAACAAACGGTCATTGTGCCCGACGTCACCCAGAGCGATCTGTTCCACACCAACCCCCTGCTGCCCGACACCCGCTCGGAAATGGTTGTCCCCCTGATGGTGGGCGAAGAGGTATTAGGCGTCTTGGACCTGCAAAGCAGCCAGACTGGCGGCCTGACAGAAGAAAACCTGGCCGCCTTCACCGTGCTGGCCGGCCAGTTAGCCATTGCCATTCAAAACGAATACCAGAATCAAGCCACCCAACAGGCGCTGCAAGAAGTCCAACAGTCGCAGCAGTTCTTGGATACACTCATCAACAACATTCCCAACCCGGTTTTTTACAAAGATATCCAAGGCGCCTACATCGGCTTTAATCAGGCATTCCTGGATTATCTGGGTCAGCCAGCCGAAGCGCTGCTGGGCAAGTCGGTCTTTGACCTGCAAACGGACCAGGTATTGGCGGCCAGGTATCATGCCATGGATGTCAGCCTGTTTGAAACCCCGGATGAGCCACAGACATATGAATCCCTGGTGACTTATGCCGATAGTACCTTGCGCAACGTGATCTTTAACAAAGGCGCCTTCCGTAACGCCGACGGCTCAGTGGGGGGGCTGGTAGGCGTGATGGTGGACATTACGGCTCGCAAGCAAGACGAAGCGAAGCTAACCAGACTGGCTGAAGAACTGCAGGCGGTGGCCGAGGTATCTACCAAAGTGGCCGCCGCGCGCGATGAGCAACAACTGCTGCAAGACGTATTGGACCTGACAAAAGAGCAGTTTGATCTATACCACGCCCACATTTATCTGCTGGATGGCGATCAGTTGGCCCTGGCTGCCGGCGCTGGGGAAGTGGGGCAGATGATGGTGCAAGAAGGGCGCGCGATTCCCTTACATCAGGATAGGTCGTTGGTGGCGCGGGCGGCGCGGACGCGCCAGGGTGTCATTGTAAACGACGTCATGGCTGATCCCGGCTTTTTGCCCAACCCCCTGCTGCTGGAAACACGCTCCGAAATGGCTGTGCCGATGATCGCCGGTGAGAATCTATTGGGAATATTGGATCTTCAGGCCAATACGGTGGACCGTTTCACGGTGCAAGATGTGCAGATTCAGACGACGTTGGCGGCGCAAACGGCCGTTGCCCTGCAAAACGTGCGCCAATACCAACAAACCCAATCTGCCCTGGCCGAAGCCAACACTTTCCGCCAGATCACCGAGGTCACCGGTCAGGGCATCGGCCTGGCCACCCTGACCGGCGAAGTCATCTACATGAACCCGGCGCTCATCCAAATGCTCGGCTTTGCCGATCTGAGCGATGTGCAAGGCCGCAGCATCGCCCAACTCTATTCAGCGGACGAGGCGGAACGTGTCTTAAATGAAATTCTGCCCATTGTTATGGCCGAAGGCGTCTGGACCGGTGAAGTGGACCTCAACACACAAGCCGGCGAGTCGGTGCCCACCATCCACTCCATCTTCCTGGTGCGCGATGAAAACGGCCGTGCCCTCTTCCTGGGCAACAGCGTCACCAACATCACCGAGCGCAAAGAAAGGGAAGAGGTCATCCAGCAAAACGAAACGCTGATGCGCACCATCATTGATTCCACGCCAGACTGGATTTTTGTCAAAGACACCGATCACCGTTATCGGTTGGTTAACCAGGGGTATGCCAATTCGCTGCATATAGCAACGGCCGATTTTATTGGCAAAAACGATTTGGAGATTGGCTTTCCCCGAGACATCGTTGTCGGAAATCCAGAAAAAGGGATTCCTGGTTTTTGGGCCGGCGACCGGGCAATCATGGATAGTGGACAGATGAAAGTGATTGACGCCGAACCGGCTGTTATTGATGGGCAGCCCAGAGTTTTGAACACAATCAAGGTGCCGCTTAAAGATGCGCGCGGCACTGTAACAGGCATTGTCGGTTTTGTGCATGATATTACTGCCCAAACAGAAGCGCAACAAACGCAAATCCTGTTGGCGCGTGAACTGGAAGAACGATTGGAACAGGTGAACGCCCTCCAGCGCGCCATGACCCACCAGGGTTGGCAAGCATTCCTCACGGCGGCGGAACGGCCGTTCCAGGGATTTATGTTCAGCCAGGACACCCTTCAGCCCATCCACTCCAGCCTGGAAGAAGCCATACCTATGGCTGCCATTGATCTGACCCAAATAACCGAACCGATGCGCCATCCCAGCAACCTGATGATGTCTACGCCGTTAACATTACACGGCGAAACCATCGGCGTCATCGGTGCGCGGTCGGCCGATGGCCAGCCATTAACCAACGAACAACAGATTTTGTTGAACGCCCTTTCCGCTCAGGTTGCCGAAGCGCTGGAACGCGCCCGCCTCTTTGAAGAAACGGAACTAGGTCGCCAACGTGTAGACACCCAGGCCCGTGAATTGGCCGTCATTAACGAAGTGGCCCAATCCGTCTCCCAACTGCTGAAGCCGGCCGACCTTCTGGAAACCATCTTCAAACAGGTGCAGCGCGCCCTACTCGCCGACGCTTTCATTGTGGCGACCTATGACGCCCGCACCGAAACCCTCGCTTATCCTTTGGTGTACGATGAGGGGAAACGCTTCCAACCGCCCGCTGGCCGCCCGGCCGCCGACAACCCCTGGCTGCAAGTGGTCCACAGCGGCCAGGCGCGTCTGCTCAACCGCACGCCGGAAGAGGTGGCCGAACGTCTGGCAAACCTGGCCGACGCGCCAGAGCAGCGTCTTGGTCAGCCGGGCAAAGTGTCGGCGTCACTGATCTTCGTGCCACTGTTCCTGGGGCAGCGGCCCGTTGGCGCGATGTCGGTGCAAAGTTATGCCCATGCCGCTTATAATGAGCGTGACCTGGCGCTGCTGACGGGGATTGCCAACCATGTGGCTGTGGCGTTGGAAAACGCCCGGCTGTATTCGGAAACCCAACGCCGCGCCGAACGCGAGGCGCTGGTGAACGCCATCACGCAAAAGATTCAGAGTACGCTGACGGTGGAAAATGCGCTGGAAACGGCCGTAACGGAACTGGGCCGTGTTTTCCAATCCCCCTACGCCGCTGTTGAAATTGTTTTATCCGGCCAGCAAAACGGCCGAGAAAATCCGATTACGCATAAGGAGTAA
- a CDS encoding PAS domain S-box protein encodes MTTLPMQLQAAPDLALPEAVTLLTEQADVLQTAVHAALRQNLFNNHGRLMTPRILPEVSQIVVQGYLQSLRFADLAPLTEQVEMLVSQGLGHLAALAVSDALYKTSLALLPDTLPEATHQALSQCHHHFLFQYMGLRERATIIARENLYQNVQLALEKQMEQERVLRRELLARSNQLARERGLLTSLLDSIPDLIFYKDVAGAYLGCNDAFAEFADRTEADLVGKTDFDLFPHEVAAAFREQDSQMMAQGQSRHNEEWVDYPDGRRVLLDTLKTPFYDTDKNLMGLIGISRDITSIYQSQAEVLRLSYVVQQSLDGTAVADLNGIIQFANPAWATMHGYEVAELIGQHLSIFHTPEQLANEVEPVNQQAIISGQTQRAEISHVRRDGSTFLTLMTIGLLKGSDDTPIGLVAAIQDITEQKATAAALRENEARLAEATRIAKLHSWEFDVDTGLFTFRPEYYELLGTTVEEEGGLTMTAADYARKYVPAAEAEIVGRENAAVLATTDPNYYREFDSFNVTKDGRVIPIRVRFRVVKDQEGRTIKTIGANQDITEQVKAEQALRENEARLLEASKIARLHSWEFDVDTGLFTFRPEYYELLGTTVEEEGGLTMTAADYARKYVPAAEAEIVGRENAAVLDPPTRITTASLIRLMSPKTAVSSPFVCASASLRTRKAAQSKPSALTRTLPNR; translated from the coding sequence ATGACGACCTTACCCATGCAATTACAAGCGGCGCCCGATTTGGCGCTGCCAGAAGCCGTGACCTTGCTGACCGAACAGGCAGATGTTTTGCAAACGGCCGTACACGCCGCCCTACGCCAAAATCTGTTCAACAACCACGGGCGGCTCATGACTCCCCGCATTTTGCCGGAGGTCAGCCAGATTGTGGTGCAAGGTTATCTGCAAAGCCTGCGTTTCGCCGATCTTGCTCCCCTGACTGAGCAGGTGGAAATGCTGGTATCCCAGGGTTTGGGGCATCTGGCTGCCCTGGCCGTCAGTGACGCTCTCTACAAAACCAGCCTTGCTTTGCTGCCAGATACCCTGCCAGAGGCCACCCACCAGGCGCTCAGCCAATGCCACCACCATTTCCTGTTCCAATACATGGGCTTACGCGAGCGAGCGACCATTATTGCCCGCGAAAACCTGTACCAGAACGTGCAGCTCGCGCTGGAAAAACAGATGGAACAGGAGCGGGTCTTACGGCGGGAGCTTCTGGCGCGCAGCAATCAGCTTGCCCGCGAGCGTGGCCTGCTTACCAGCCTGTTAGACTCCATTCCCGACCTCATCTTCTACAAAGATGTGGCTGGCGCGTATTTGGGCTGCAACGATGCTTTTGCCGAATTTGCCGACCGTACAGAAGCCGACCTGGTGGGCAAAACGGATTTTGACCTGTTCCCCCACGAGGTGGCCGCCGCTTTTCGTGAACAAGATTCACAGATGATGGCGCAGGGACAGTCGCGGCACAATGAAGAGTGGGTGGATTACCCAGACGGCCGTCGTGTGCTGCTAGACACCCTCAAAACCCCTTTTTACGACACCGACAAAAACCTGATGGGCCTGATCGGCATCAGCCGCGACATCACGTCTATTTATCAATCCCAGGCGGAAGTGCTGCGGTTGAGTTATGTGGTGCAGCAATCGTTGGACGGCACGGCCGTTGCTGACCTCAATGGCATCATCCAATTCGCCAACCCTGCCTGGGCGACCATGCACGGTTACGAAGTGGCAGAACTCATCGGCCAACACCTCAGCATCTTCCACACCCCGGAGCAGTTAGCCAACGAAGTAGAACCAGTCAACCAACAAGCCATCATCAGCGGCCAGACACAGCGCGCCGAAATCAGCCATGTACGCCGCGATGGCTCTACCTTCCTCACTCTGATGACCATTGGTCTGCTAAAAGGCAGCGATGACACGCCGATTGGCCTGGTCGCCGCCATCCAGGACATCACCGAACAGAAAGCGACCGCAGCCGCCCTGCGTGAAAATGAAGCGCGCCTGGCAGAAGCCACGCGCATTGCCAAACTGCATTCTTGGGAGTTTGATGTGGACACGGGGCTGTTCACCTTCCGGCCGGAGTATTATGAACTGCTGGGCACGACGGTCGAAGAGGAAGGCGGGCTTACCATGACGGCCGCCGATTATGCGCGGAAATATGTGCCTGCCGCAGAAGCGGAAATCGTCGGCCGTGAAAACGCCGCGGTGTTGGCCACCACCGACCCGAATTACTACCGCGAGTTTGATTCGTTTAATGTCACCAAAGACGGCCGTGTCATCCCCATTCGTGTGCGCTTCCGCGTCGTTAAGGACCAGGAAGGCCGCACAATCAAAACCATCGGCGCCAACCAGGACATTACTGAACAGGTGAAGGCAGAGCAGGCGCTGCGTGAAAACGAAGCTCGTCTCCTGGAAGCCAGCAAAATTGCCCGCCTGCACTCCTGGGAATTTGATGTTGACACAGGGCTGTTCACCTTCCGGCCGGAGTATTATGAACTGCTGGGTACGACGGTCGAAGAGGAAGGCGGGCTTACCATGACAGCCGCCGATTATGCGCGGAAATATGTGCCTGCCGCAGAAGCGGAAATCGTCGGCCGTGAAAACGCCGCGGTGTTGGACCCACCGACCCGAATTACTACCGCGAGTTTGATTCGTTTAATGTCACCAAAGACGGCCGTGTCATCCCCATTCGTGTGCGCTTCCGCGTCGTTAAGGACCAGGAAGGCCGCACAATCAAAACCATCGGCGCTAACCAGGACATTACCGAACAGGTGA
- a CDS encoding GAF domain-containing protein, whose protein sequence is MKAEQALAKRARELQAVAEVSTAVSTILQAEALLQEVVDLTKERFNLYHAHIYLLNEMERNLVLMAGAGDVGRAMVAEGWQIPFSQERSLVARVARTRQGAIVNDVRGEPDFLPNPLLPETRAELAVPIVLGDQLIGVLDVQAAEEDYFSEEDVTVQTTLATQIGVAVQNARSFAESEAARQELSQITRRLTHEGWQEYLAQQDLPQINVAVGQSPTNGAAFNQSLVVQGETIGQLVISEPQAFASDADDIMTAVAERLSSHIENLRLSAQTSAALAQTEQQAERLAILNDMGAAINTATSLAEIYSLAGQYTRQILHGDHTSLSLLDAGGDTFTGIGFLESGDTYTVHLPLAGTGVAYALEQQKPVVAPQDFSLVDVKAEILLRQGIQSYICAPLMVGDRQLGTLNIGSRAAHAYGAADISLVQQIVSLLAATLESRRLFDETRRRAEREALVNAISQKIQNAPTIQSAMQTAVTELGNALHVRRAVVELSQTGPLPKR, encoded by the coding sequence GTGAAAGCGGAGCAGGCGCTGGCTAAACGCGCCCGTGAACTACAAGCAGTGGCTGAAGTCAGCACGGCCGTTTCCACCATCCTCCAGGCAGAAGCCCTCTTGCAAGAGGTTGTGGACCTGACGAAAGAGCGGTTCAACCTATACCATGCCCACATCTATCTGCTGAATGAAATGGAACGCAACCTGGTATTGATGGCTGGGGCGGGTGATGTAGGGCGGGCCATGGTTGCCGAGGGGTGGCAAATACCGTTCAGCCAGGAGCGCTCGTTGGTCGCGCGCGTGGCGCGTACCCGGCAGGGGGCCATCGTCAACGATGTGCGCGGCGAACCAGACTTTTTGCCCAACCCTTTGCTGCCAGAAACCCGCGCCGAATTGGCTGTGCCCATTGTTCTGGGCGATCAACTTATCGGTGTGTTGGACGTGCAAGCAGCCGAAGAGGACTATTTTTCCGAAGAGGATGTTACTGTTCAGACCACGTTGGCGACGCAAATTGGTGTGGCCGTGCAGAATGCACGTTCGTTTGCTGAATCGGAAGCGGCGCGGCAAGAACTCAGCCAGATCACCCGCCGCCTGACCCATGAAGGGTGGCAAGAGTATCTGGCGCAGCAAGATCTGCCGCAAATAAACGTGGCCGTCGGGCAATCGCCAACCAATGGAGCGGCGTTCAACCAATCCTTGGTGGTACAGGGGGAGACGATTGGACAGTTGGTGATTTCCGAACCACAAGCCTTCGCCAGTGACGCCGATGACATCATGACGGCCGTTGCCGAACGCCTGAGCAGTCACATCGAAAACCTGCGTCTGTCGGCCCAAACAAGCGCCGCCCTGGCCCAGACAGAACAACAAGCCGAGCGCCTAGCCATACTCAATGATATGGGCGCGGCCATCAACACCGCCACCAGCCTGGCGGAAATCTACAGTCTGGCCGGACAATATACCCGCCAGATTTTACATGGAGACCACACCTCCCTCTCTTTGCTCGATGCCGGCGGTGACACTTTTACCGGCATCGGCTTTCTGGAATCCGGGGACACCTATACCGTCCATTTACCATTGGCGGGCACGGGCGTAGCCTATGCCCTGGAACAACAAAAACCGGTCGTCGCCCCACAAGATTTTTCCTTAGTTGATGTCAAAGCTGAAATACTTCTTCGGCAAGGAATCCAGAGCTACATTTGCGCCCCCCTCATGGTCGGTGACCGGCAGTTGGGCACACTCAACATCGGCAGCCGCGCGGCCCACGCCTATGGCGCAGCCGATATATCCCTGGTGCAGCAAATTGTGTCTCTGTTGGCGGCCACCCTGGAAAGCCGCCGCCTGTTTGATGAGACCCGCCGACGCGCCGAACGCGAAGCGTTGGTCAACGCCATCAGCCAGAAAATTCAGAATGCCCCAACGATACAAAGCGCCATGCAAACGGCCGTCACCGAACTGGGCAATGCCCTGCACGTGAGACGCGCTGTAGTGGAACTTAGCCAGACCGGACCGCTGCCCAAGAGATAA